In the genome of Hemicordylus capensis ecotype Gifberg chromosome 10, rHemCap1.1.pri, whole genome shotgun sequence, the window CTCAGTTGTCTGCCTCTAGGAGCTGGGTTTGAATTCCTCAGATCACAAaacatacgaacataagaacagccctgctgaatcaggcccaaggccattctagtccagcatcctgtttcacacagtggcccaccagatgccgctggaagccacaggcagaagttgagggcatgtcctctctcctgatgttactcgcctgcaactggtactcaagaggcatcctgcctttgaggctggaggtggcctttagccctccgactagtagccgttgatagacttctcctccatgaagttatccaaacccctcttcaagccatctaggctgttggctgtcaccacatctcatggcagagaattccaaaagttgattatgcattgtgtgcaaaagtacatctgttagttggtcctagattttcgggcaatcagtttcatgggatgacccctggttctagtgtgatgtgagaaggagaagactttctctctatccactttctccacactatggagAAAGGAGCCGGGCCTGCATTCCTCAGAGCACAGCCTTGCTTCCTGCTGATGGTTTCCAGGCAGGTTTCCAATGACCCCGCCCCCTGCCTGTCCATCCACACATGGCCAAGAGACTGCAAATGCTGAGTGCGTGTGAAGCATAAGCTCCGACTATGTACCAGGCTACATACCAACTCCTACGTACATACGTGTCCCAGGCTACGTACCAGCTGATTAATCGAAGCAGAAAGGGGAGGCCATTTCTCTCAGGGTGATGTGCCATCCACATGTCCTGATTcctgctttctttcctttctttcaggTCCTTCTGTCCTTCCTGATACACTTGTATTGCCAGAAGCCCTTCCAGTGCCCTCCATCCCCTCCGAAGCTCCGGAGGCAGAACATCATCAGGAGGCAGACTCACTGCCTGGACCCTGGCCTGTGCCTTCcaccccctccagcacactgggAGACCCACCAAAGGAGGAAACACCCCTTCGAGGACCTCTACCCAGGGCTGGCCGTCCCAGCCGATACTATAGGAGGCGGCGGAGAGGTGGGAAGTTGGCTGCCAGGACCCTGCCCAGGGGCTTTCGTCCGCTGGCTACGGTGGTGGAAGAGCCTGAAGACGAGACATCCGTAGCCTCGGGGCCAGGACCCCAGGCAGGGCTTTTCCACCCCACTCCGGAGCCTCCCTTGGCTGCCCGGGATCATCTTCCAGGAGTCCTGATCCTCAGTGGAGGACAAGTCAACTACATCCAGCAGCGTAAGTAGAGCAGCTCCTCATCGCCCTTTGGCATAGACACCCTTTGGCCCACAGATCCGCTGGAGCTTGAATAGCCAGCCCGGGTGGTGGACCAAGCCCTGCCCTTTGGGCAAGGGGCCAGAAACCAGCCTGGTCATCACATGCTATGTtgggtccttttggctctcttggTTGCAGAACTCAAACTTCGCCACGTCGCCTCACCCTCCTTCCTCTTCGTCTGGGGCCTCGCCCACCAAGGCCCCGACACGCGGACAAGGCCCTGCAAGAGCAGGAGCCGCCTCCCAAGGAGGGAAAAGGATGGTACGTTCACAGCAAGTCCCCCAAATCCCTGCTGGGCTAGAAATGGCTCTTTAGCTCCCTGATTCCTTCTCCCGAGCGTTGAAAGGTTGGAATTGATTGTGCCTCTAATGCCTAGGAGGGGAGGCTTGTGGGTGGATTGTcggtgcttgctgaagtgtttctttcttttcagtCTTGCAGGTGACCAAGCTATAAAGGCCACCAGGGAAGCTATTTCTATTGGCGAGCAGAGAAGGTAAGTGATGGTGTGTGCATTAGGATGCTGAGGCATTCAGCCCAAAGCTGTGCAGAGGAGCTGGGTTTTCCGGTGGCAGTGGAAGGAGCGGAGCGAGAAGGGGGCCTTCCTCTGGgtggctgttccagacccaagACTCAtcgagggagcagggaaagagtcCTTGTGAGGGCAGGAGACCTTCAGGAGTCTTAAGGGAGTtgagttggagaagcaaagacCACCCtgagggccaggggcgtagcaaggttggagtgggcccagagacaagattttaaaatgcccccccccccatgaagctcagctcatgaagcaaagaaatctcaaatgaggctga includes:
- the LOC128335143 gene encoding uncharacterized protein LOC128335143 isoform X2; this translates as MGPSVLPDTLVLPEALPVPSIPSEAPEAEHHQEADSLPGPWPVPSTPSSTLGDPPKEETPLRGPLPRAGRPSRYYRRRRRGGKLAARTLPRGFRPLATVVEEPEDETSVASGPGPQAGLFHPTPEPPLAARDHLPGVLILSGGQVNYIQQQLKLRHVASPSFLFVWGLAHQGPDTRTRPCKSRSRLPRREKDVLQVTKL
- the LOC128335143 gene encoding uncharacterized protein LOC128335143 isoform X1 codes for the protein MGPSVLPDTLVLPEALPVPSIPSEAPEAEHHQEADSLPGPWPVPSTPSSTLGDPPKEETPLRGPLPRAGRPSRYYRRRRRGGKLAARTLPRGFRPLATVVEEPEDETSVASGPGPQAGLFHPTPEPPLAARDHLPGVLILSGGQVNYIQQQLKLRHVASPSFLFVWGLAHQGPDTRTRPCKSRSRLPRREKDGTFTASPPNPCWARNGSLAP